Proteins encoded within one genomic window of Suricata suricatta isolate VVHF042 chromosome 17, meerkat_22Aug2017_6uvM2_HiC, whole genome shotgun sequence:
- the CFAP52 gene encoding cilia- and flagella-associated protein 52 isoform X2 has translation MENQISPKAEVAELELEAAIGFNGHVPSGLKCHPDQEHLIYPLGCTVLIQAINTQQQDFLHGHSDRVSCVAVSKSGAYLASGQVTFMGFKADIILWDYQKRELTARLSLHKGKIEALAFSPNDLYLVSLGGPDDGSVVVWSVAKREAICGSPAAGLSVGNATTAIFSRCRDEIFVTAGNGTIRVWELDLPNRKIWPTECQVGQMKRIVMSITMAKDDSFFFLGTTTGDVLKMNLRTKLLADAGPAKDKFSLGVSSIKCLEMRGLLVGTGAGLLVFCKSPSYKPIKKIQLQGGVTSITLRGEGHQFFVGTEESHIYRVNFTDFKETLIATCHFEAVQDIVFPFGTAELFATCAKKDIRVWHTPTNRELLRITVPNMTCHGIDFMRDGKSIVSAWDDGRIRAFAPETGRLIYVINNAHRIGVTAIATTSDCKRVISGGGEGEVRVWQIGCQTQKLEEALKEHKSSVSCIRVKKSNEECVTASTDGTCIIWDLVRLRRNQMILENTLFQCVCYHPEEFQIITSGTDRKHHTDASAELGPA, from the exons ATGGAGAACCAAATTTCTCCCAAGGCCGAGGTGGCCGAGCTGGAGCTGGAGGCCGCGATCGGCTTCAATG GACATGTGCCCAGTGGTCTGAAATGCCATCCTGACCAGGAGCATCTGATTTACCCTCTGGGCTGCACAGTCCTGATTCAGGCAATAAACACCCAGCAACAGGACTTCCTGCACGGCCACAGCGACAGGGTCTCCTGTGTGGCCGTCTCCAAGAGTGGGGCGTACCTTGCCTCGGGGCAGGTCACGTTCATGGGCTTCAAG GCAGATATCATTTTGTGGGACTATCAGAAAAGGGAGCTGACTGCCAGGCTGTCACTTCACAAGGGCAAAATTGAAGCGCTGGCCTTCTCCCCAAATGACTTGTACTTGGTATCCCTAGGAGGCCCAGATGATGGAAG CGTGGTGGTGTGGAGCGTCGCCAAGAGGGAAGCCATCTGCGGCAGCCCAGCTGCTGGCCTCAGCGTGGGCAACGCCACCACCGCCATCTTCTCCAGGTGCCGAGACGAGATATTCGTGACTGCGGGAAA CGGGACCATCCGAGTCTGGGAACTGGATCTCCCAAATAGAAAAATCTGGCCAACGGAGTGCCAGGTCGGTCAGATGAAAAGAATAGTCATGAGTATCACG ATGGCCAAGGATGATAGCTTTTTCTTCCTTGGCACCACCACCGGCGATGTTCTGAAAATGAACCTGAGGACCAAGCTGCTGGCAGACGCTGGGCCTGCAAAGGACAAGTTCAGCCTG GGAGTGTCCAGTATCAAGTGCCTGGAGATGAGGGGGTTGTTGGTGGGTACTGGAGCCGGACTGCTGGTCTTCTGTAAAAGCCCCAGCTACAAACCCATCAA GAAAATCCAGTTACAAGGTGGCGTCACTTCTATCACACTTCGAGGGGAAGGACATCAGTTTTTTGTAGGAACAGAAGAATCACACATTTACCGGGTCAACTTCACAGATTTCAAAGAGACTCTCATCGCGACGTGTCACTTTGAAGCGGTCCAGGACATTGTCTTCCCGTT CGGTACTGCCGAGCTGTTCGCCACCTGCGCTAAGAAGGACATCAGGGTGTGGCACACGCCGACCAACCGGGAGCTACTGCGGATCACTGTGCCCAACATGACCTGCCACGGCATCGACTTCATGAGAGATGGCAAGAGCATCGTTTCCG CATGGGACGACGGGAGAATCCGAGCCTTCGCCCCGGAGACAGGCCGGTTGATTTATGTCATTAACAACGCCCACAGGATTGGAGTGACAGCCATTGCTACCACCAGTGACTGTAAAAGGGTCATCAGTGGCGGTGGCGAAGGGGAG GTGAGGGTGTGGCAGATAGGCTGCCAGAcgcagaagctggaggaggcccTGAAGGAGCACAAGTCATCCGTGTCCTGCATCAGGGTGAAGAAGAGCAACGAGGAGTGTGTCACGGCCAGCACGGATGGGACTTGCATCATCTGGGACCTTGT GCGTCTTAGGAGGAATCAGATGATCCTGGAAAACACCTTATTCCAGTGTGTTTGCTACCATCCCGAAGAGTTCCAGATCATCACCAGTGGCACCGACAGAAAG CACCACACGGATGCCTCCGCCGAGCTGGGTCCGGCCTGA
- the CFAP52 gene encoding cilia- and flagella-associated protein 52 isoform X1: MENQISPKAEVAELELEAAIGFNGHVPSGLKCHPDQEHLIYPLGCTVLIQAINTQQQDFLHGHSDRVSCVAVSKSGAYLASGQVTFMGFKADIILWDYQKRELTARLSLHKGKIEALAFSPNDLYLVSLGGPDDGSVVVWSVAKREAICGSPAAGLSVGNATTAIFSRCRDEIFVTAGNGTIRVWELDLPNRKIWPTECQVGQMKRIVMSITMAKDDSFFFLGTTTGDVLKMNLRTKLLADAGPAKDKFSLGVSSIKCLEMRGLLVGTGAGLLVFCKSPSYKPIKKIQLQGGVTSITLRGEGHQFFVGTEESHIYRVNFTDFKETLIATCHFEAVQDIVFPFGTAELFATCAKKDIRVWHTPTNRELLRITVPNMTCHGIDFMRDGKSIVSAWDDGRIRAFAPETGRLIYVINNAHRIGVTAIATTSDCKRVISGGGEGEVRVWQIGCQTQKLEEALKEHKSSVSCIRVKKSNEECVTASTDGTCIIWDLVRLRRNQMILENTLFQCVCYHPEEFQIITSGTDRKIAYWEVFDGSVIRELEGSSSGSINGMDITVEGGHFVTGGKDHLVKVWDYNGGEVTHVGVGHSGSVTRLRISPGNHYIVSVSADGAVLRWKYPFTS; this comes from the exons ATGGAGAACCAAATTTCTCCCAAGGCCGAGGTGGCCGAGCTGGAGCTGGAGGCCGCGATCGGCTTCAATG GACATGTGCCCAGTGGTCTGAAATGCCATCCTGACCAGGAGCATCTGATTTACCCTCTGGGCTGCACAGTCCTGATTCAGGCAATAAACACCCAGCAACAGGACTTCCTGCACGGCCACAGCGACAGGGTCTCCTGTGTGGCCGTCTCCAAGAGTGGGGCGTACCTTGCCTCGGGGCAGGTCACGTTCATGGGCTTCAAG GCAGATATCATTTTGTGGGACTATCAGAAAAGGGAGCTGACTGCCAGGCTGTCACTTCACAAGGGCAAAATTGAAGCGCTGGCCTTCTCCCCAAATGACTTGTACTTGGTATCCCTAGGAGGCCCAGATGATGGAAG CGTGGTGGTGTGGAGCGTCGCCAAGAGGGAAGCCATCTGCGGCAGCCCAGCTGCTGGCCTCAGCGTGGGCAACGCCACCACCGCCATCTTCTCCAGGTGCCGAGACGAGATATTCGTGACTGCGGGAAA CGGGACCATCCGAGTCTGGGAACTGGATCTCCCAAATAGAAAAATCTGGCCAACGGAGTGCCAGGTCGGTCAGATGAAAAGAATAGTCATGAGTATCACG ATGGCCAAGGATGATAGCTTTTTCTTCCTTGGCACCACCACCGGCGATGTTCTGAAAATGAACCTGAGGACCAAGCTGCTGGCAGACGCTGGGCCTGCAAAGGACAAGTTCAGCCTG GGAGTGTCCAGTATCAAGTGCCTGGAGATGAGGGGGTTGTTGGTGGGTACTGGAGCCGGACTGCTGGTCTTCTGTAAAAGCCCCAGCTACAAACCCATCAA GAAAATCCAGTTACAAGGTGGCGTCACTTCTATCACACTTCGAGGGGAAGGACATCAGTTTTTTGTAGGAACAGAAGAATCACACATTTACCGGGTCAACTTCACAGATTTCAAAGAGACTCTCATCGCGACGTGTCACTTTGAAGCGGTCCAGGACATTGTCTTCCCGTT CGGTACTGCCGAGCTGTTCGCCACCTGCGCTAAGAAGGACATCAGGGTGTGGCACACGCCGACCAACCGGGAGCTACTGCGGATCACTGTGCCCAACATGACCTGCCACGGCATCGACTTCATGAGAGATGGCAAGAGCATCGTTTCCG CATGGGACGACGGGAGAATCCGAGCCTTCGCCCCGGAGACAGGCCGGTTGATTTATGTCATTAACAACGCCCACAGGATTGGAGTGACAGCCATTGCTACCACCAGTGACTGTAAAAGGGTCATCAGTGGCGGTGGCGAAGGGGAG GTGAGGGTGTGGCAGATAGGCTGCCAGAcgcagaagctggaggaggcccTGAAGGAGCACAAGTCATCCGTGTCCTGCATCAGGGTGAAGAAGAGCAACGAGGAGTGTGTCACGGCCAGCACGGATGGGACTTGCATCATCTGGGACCTTGT GCGTCTTAGGAGGAATCAGATGATCCTGGAAAACACCTTATTCCAGTGTGTTTGCTACCATCCCGAAGAGTTCCAGATCATCACCAGTGGCACCGACAGAAAG ATCGCTTACTGGGAAGTATTTGATGGGTCAGTGATCAGAGAGCTGGAAGGTTCCTCGTCCGGGTCAATCAACGGAATGGATATCACCGTGGAAGGGGGGCACTTTGTCACAG GTGGAAAGGACCATCTGGTCAAAGTTTGGGATTATAACGGAGGTGAGGTGACTCACGTCGGGGTGGGGCACAGCGGCAGCGTCACCCGCCTCCGGATAAGTCCAGGAAATCATTACATCGTCAGCGTAAGCGCTGATGGAGCTGTGTTGAGATGGAAGTACCCGTTCACCTCCTGA